GAATTTCTGTCGATCCAATGCGACAGCGCCCTGCGCAACACGGTGCGTCTCTACCCCTATGACATCACCGGCGAGAACATGGACAACGAGAAATCCCTGCGCGGCAGCAGCCAGGAGATTGCTGGAAAGCTCAAAGAAGAAATCCAGTCGAAAGTCAACGCCGCCGGTCTGGAGATCGTTGAGGCCCAGATCACGCACCTGGCGTATGCGCCCGAGATAGCGGCTGCCATGCTCCAGCGCCAGCAGGCGTCCGCCGTGGTCGACGCCCGCCAGATGATCGTGGACGGCGCCGTCGGGATGGTGGAAATGGCGCTCTCCAAGCTGAACGAGAAGGCAATCGTCCACCTGGATGAGGAAAGGAAGGCCGCCATGGTGAGCAACCTTCTCGTCGTCCTGTGCGGCAACAAGGACGCGCAGCCCATCGTGAACAGCGGTTCGCTCTACTGAGATGGCAGGCGACGACAAAAAAAAACAGGTCCTTCTGCGCATCTCCGATCTTCTTTGGCAGGACCTGGCGGCCTGGGCCGAGGACGACTTTCGTTCGATCAACGGACAGATCGAATATTTGCTGACAGAGTGCGTGAAACGCCGCAAAAAAGGGCATGCGCTCTTTATGCCCGACCGGACGGAGTGAAACCGGGGGCGATCCGTGGATCGCCCCCGGTTTCACTGGCGAAAATCATGTTTTTGTAAAATATCCCATTCGTGGCCTGCGCATCATTCGATGTCGAGGTGCATCTTGGCGGTGGGCGGCCAAAAATCCCGGTCGAGAGCAGCCCAGTCCTCGTCGGAGACCGCGAGCGTCAGGGCCTTCGCATTTTCCTCGACATGGACGGGCCGCGACGCCTTGGGGATCGCCGTCACATGCGGCTGCCGCAGCACAAAGGCCAGCAGCAGCGGCATGACGCCGACGCCGTACCTGCCCGCGACGTCCCGCAATGTTTGGCTGGTCAGAAGATCCCCGTGGACCCCACGCAGCCGCCCCGCCTGCGCCAACGGACAATAGGCCATGGCCGCGACGCCGTGCGCGCGCAGCCACGGGAGGAGGTCGTACTCGATCCCCCGGGAACCGAGGTGATAGAGCACCTGGTTGACCGCGCAGCGGGACCCGCCCGGCACGCGCCACAGCGCCTCCATGTCCGGCGTATCGAAGTTCGAAACGCCCCAGCGCCGGATCTTGCCCGTTTTGATCAGTGCCTCCAGGCCGTCGACCGTCTCCTCTAGGGGGATGTCGCCGCGCCAGTGCAGCAGATAGAGGTCGAGGTAATCGGTCTGCAGCCGCCGCAAGGAGTCGTCACAGCTCTCAAAAAGCGCCGGACGGGCGGCGTTTTGCGGGAGTACCTTGGAAACCAGCAGGTAACTCTCTCGCGGGATACCCCGCAGCGCCCCGCCGATCCTCGTCTCGGAGCATCCGCCTCCGTACATCTCGGCGGTGTCGAACAGATTCATACCCAGCGCCAGACCGCGCCGAAGCGTCGCCGTCTCGTCCGCCGCGCACGCCGGGTCGTCGCCGATGTTCCAGCCGCCCTGCCCCAGCACGGGCAGCATCAATCCACCCGCCGAAACCGTACGCCGCATGCGCAGCACTCCCTCTCAGTCACAGAGAATCATCTCCCCGCACGTCCTCTCACATGCCGGCCATGCGGTTCAGGCGCTGCCTCCTCAATCTCCTCGCATGGGCCTTTTTGTGGCGGCGTGCGCTCTGCGCGCGGTTGCCCCGGCGCGCACGCCGGGCATGGTAGCTGTTGCGGTGGTGCAACCGGAACTTGCCGCGCCCCCGGGCCTTGTCCCGCAGCTTGCGTGTGGTGGTCCTCAATTTGCTGGATGTCTTGTCTCGGATGTCGAGAGTCCTGGTCTTGATGGTGTCCAGCATCGCGCGGCCCTTGAAGGTGAATCGCCGTTCGCTGCCCTCAAGCAGGCGGCCAATGTTTTCCCGATGCATAAAAACAATCACGAATGCGATGATCGCCGAGAGTACCACATAGACCCATGTCTCCCACCCCGCGCCCCGGTGGAAGCCATACATGCATACCGGCACGAAGAGAGCGGCCAAAATCGAGCCCAGCGACACCCATCGCGTGATCAGCGTCGTGATAAAAAAGACGCCGAGCACGACGGCGCACACCCGCCAGTCCACAACGGCCAAAATGGCCGCAGTGGTCATGACGCCCTTACCGCCTCGGAACTTGAAGAATACCGGAAAGACATGCCCCAAGATAACGGCGAGTCCGGCCAGCAGCCGGCCCAACCCACCCCCGGCGGCTTCCGACATCATCCAATAGCCAAACAGGACCGCGAGGACGCCTTTGAGAATATCCCCCATGGCCACCACGGCGGCCCATTTTTTCCCCATCACGCGGTAGGCGTTGGTGCTGCCCGCGTTGCCGCTGCCGTAGTCGCGGATGTCCACCCGCAAAAACAGGCGCGACACCAAAATCGAGATGTTCAGGCTTCCGAGCAGATAAGAGACGGCGAGGGTGAGAACAATTTTCCACCAGTCCATAAAAACCTCCCGAAGCTACTCCCCGCCGCGCTGGCGCACCGTCATCCGAACGGGCGCACCGGTGAGGCCAAAGGTGGCGCGAATCTGATTTTCGAGGTAACGCCGGTAGGAAAAATGAAAAAGGCGCGGATCGTTGACAAAAACGACGAAGTGAGGCGGCAGGATACCGGCCTGGGTCATGTAGAGCACCTTGAGGCGGCGGCCCTTATCTGAAGGGGGCTGCACACGGGCCTGCGCGTCGGCCAGCACATTGTTGAGCTGGCCCGTACCGATGCGCATTTTCCCCTGTTCGAGTACAAACTGGATCTGTGCAAAGAGCTTGTCGACGCGCCGCCCCGTCAGGGCGGAGATAAAGACCACGGGCGCATAGGACATGAAGGCCAGCCGGTCTTTGATCTCGCGGCGCTTTTGGTCCATCGTCTTCTCGTCTTTCTCCACGAGGTCCCACTTGTTCACGACAATGATGGACAGCCGCCCGGCTTCGTGCGCCAGCCCCGCGACCTTAGTGTCCTGCTCGGTCACGCCCTCGGCGGCGTCGATCAGGACAAGACAGACGTCGGCCCGCTCCACGGCCATGTGTGTGCGGAGTACGCTGTAATACTCAATGTTGCCATCCACACGGGCTCGCTTGCGCATCCCCGCCGTGTCGATCAGCAGGTATCGGCCGTATTCATTTTCAAACTCGCTGTCGACCGCGTCGCGCGTGGTACCCGGTATGTCGCTGACGATGACCCGTTCCTCGCCCAGGATCCGGTTGACCAGCGACGACTTCCCCACATTGGGTTTGCCGATGATCGCCACCCGAATGCACTCAGTCTCCGTCTCCTCCGGCGTCTCTGCCGGAAAAAGCGCCACACAGGCGTCCAGCAGGTCCCCTGTCCCGAGTCCGTGCAGCGCGGAGATCGGGTACGGGTCGCCGAGACCGAGCTGATAGAACTCAAACAGACCGGCGTCCGCGGGCCCCGTCGCGTCGGCCTTGTTCACGGCGAGCAATACGGGCCGGCGCGCGCGCAGCAGCATCTGAGCCACCGCCTCATCCGCGGCCGTCACACCGGTGCGCAGGTCGGCCATCAGAACAATGACGTCGGCGCCGTGAATCGCAATCTCCGCCTGCGTGCGCATGAAGCGCAGCACGGCGTCGTCCGTGTGGGGCTCGATGCCGCCGGTGTCCACCAGGGAAAAAGACCGGCCGTTCCACTCACAGTCGGCATACAGCCGGTCCCGGGTCACGCCCGGCGTATCCTCGACAATCGACAGGCGGCGGCCCGCCAGTTTGTTGAACAACATACTCTTGCCCACATTGGGACGCCCCACAATGGCCACCACGGGCTTTGCCACGAACCTCACCGCCTCTCCGCGCGTCGCCCGCCCCCCGGGCCGGCAGCGCGCCGTCTGCGCCGGCGGACCCTCGCAACGCAACGTCCGCCTCAAAACATATTTCGCGTGTCACAGGCGCCGATCCATCCGGACGTGGACGATGCCCTCCTCAAAGAACTCCGGCCCGACGCGGACGAAGCCCAGCTTCTCATAGAGGGGCGCCGCATACGTCTGCGCGTGCAGCGTCAGTCTCTGCGCCCCCAGTCGCGCGGCGATATCAATCAGCGCGCGGCAGACCTGCGTCGCGTGCCCCTTCCGACGCTCCGCCGGCAGCACCGCGATGCGGCCCAACACTGCGGCGGCGCCCTCCGCGTACACCCGCCCGCAGGCAATCGGCGCGCCGTCCCGGCACAGTACGACATGGAACGAAATCGGATCGCAGTCGTCCCACTCGTGCGCCAGCGGAACACCCTGCTCGCGGACAAAGACCGCTTCTCGGACCGTGAAGGCGGGCGCGGCGTCCCCTCCGGGTACAATTTCCCGCAACGCCAGCATCCGACCGCCTCCTCTCCCCTTTGCGATCTCTCTGTCTTTACTATTGACGAGCTCTCTCCAATTGTATCCCAAATGTGTGGCAAAATCATGAACATTCGCCCACCGACAAAATGTTTCTGACCAGCGCCGCCCCGTCGTTCGGCACCGACGTCACCGGCGCGCCAATGGCCCTCGCGATCTCCGCCGGAGACACGCCATCCAGGCAGACGTCGCCGTCGTGACGCAGCACGCTCTGTGGGATAAACACACGGCGACCCGCCACGCGGCCCATGAGCGCGCTGATCAGATCCCGCCCGCCAAGGAGCCCGGCTACCGTCACCCCGGGACCAAACAGATGGTTCTCCACGTCAACCACCGCAAACGGAAGTGCCGGCAGACGGCGCGCCATGCTCTCCATCAACCGCCGCAAAAAAGGAGCAGCGGCCCGGCCCGTGGCGATCGTGAATGGAGCAATCGGCCCGGGCGCCTCTATGATTTCTAATTCTTGGAAAAACTCCATCTCAAAGAGCCGCAGCATCCCCACGCCGTTTTCGAGCTGCGGGTAGCCGTCGTAGGCCACCTCGTCCGGCAGCGGCTGGCCGGATAGCAGGTAAAGTTCATCCGCGCCGTAGACAACGCCGGCACCATGCCGCACACGGCAGGCCGACGCCGCGGCATCCACAACCGCCAGCACAGCGGCGGCCCGCGGCCCATCGAAGGGGGTGATCGGATAGAGTCCCGCGCGGTGCTTTGTGAGGCCGACAGGTACGACAGAGACACTGGCCACGGCCGGGTACAGCGCCGTGAGATCCGCAAGGGTTCTCGTCAGGACCGCCCCGTCGTTCAAGTCTGGGCATACCACCACCTGCGTATGCATCTCAACACCATGCGCCGCCAGCCGGCGCAGCCGCGGCAAACAATCCCCGGCGTGCCGGTTGCCCAACAGAAAGCGCCGCACATCGGGGTCGGTCGCATGCACCGAAATATGGAGCGGGCTGACGCGCTGCGCGCAAATGCGCCCCAACTCCTCTTCCGACAGGTTCGTCAGCGTGATATACTGCCCCAGCAGGAAACTCAAACGGGCGTCGTCGTCCTTGAAATACAGGGATGGCCGCAGGCCGCGCGGGAGTTGGTCGACGAAACAGAACACACAACGGTTCCGACAGCGGTGCTGCGTGTCCATTAGATATGTCTCAAACGTGAGCCCCAGATCTGCGCCCTCCGCTTTCCGCACGGACACCGTACGCCGCACCCCCGCCCGGTCGAGCGTCAGCGTCAGCCGGGCATCGTAGGTATAAAACCGGTAGTCGAGCACGTCGCGGACAGGGCGCCCCGACACGGAGAGCAGTATCTCCCCCGGCTCGATGCCGGCACGCGCGGCCGGAGATCCAGCGTCTACGCCGGTGATGACGGCGGCCATGCGGTTTCCTCCTCCGGAGATAGCGCCCCGTTTGGGCGGAATATATCGTCGTGTCTGCGGCAAGGGCGCGGTTTTTGACGCCTGAGACAACCTCTGAACCATTGAGGGGCGGAGTCTTCCTCCGCCCCTGCCCGTTGCCTCCCGTTGTCTCTCTGCGCCGTCGGCACTTACGCCTTCTTTTTCTTTTTGTCTTCGAGATGCAACACATCGCGCCCGTTGTAAGTGCCGCAGGCACGGCACACCCGGTGCGACAGTTTCAGTTCACCGCACTTGGGGCAGGCGACAAGCAGCGGGGTCTCCAACTTCCAATGGGCACTGCGGCGCAGATGTTTGCGCTGTTTCGAGGTCTTTTTCTTGGGGACTGCCATGAAAACACCACCTTTGATCGGAAGCGCGCCTTCCCCGGCTAAACCCGGCGCGAAAGGGCGGCTCTCGGAATTTTATATTGTCATGAGCGTGATACTCTATAAACGCCGGGCACGGTGCTCGGGCAGTACCGTCACGGGCGCCACTGCCGCAAGGCCGCCCAACGCGCGTCGCCCTCCGGCGGCGCGCAGTCGCACGGGCCTTCGTTTAAATTGTGCCCGCAACGCGGGCAGAGACCCCGGCAGTCCTCGCGGCAGAGATGTTTCATCTCCATCGACAACACAAGCACGGGAATCAGCACTTCATCCAGCGTCAGTTCGTCGCCTGTCAGCAGGTAAATCTCATCGTCCTCGTCGCCGGCCAACCGCTCGGCCAATACCATCTCGACGGGAATAATCGTCTCCCTCTCATACGCCACGGCACAGCGGTCGCAGGTCAGCGACAGCGTGGCCTCCAGCACAGCCTCCAACGTGAGTACGCCGGCGGTGTTGGCCACGGCACCCCGCGCACAGACGGGCGCCCGAAATGGGCGGCCCCAAGGAAATTCCATGTCGGACAGATCGAACTCACAACAAAAAGGCGCCCGTGCGCCCGGCTGTTCGATCACGTCACGCAGCGCCAATTTCACGGAGCACACCACCCGCGCGTCATCTCGGCCAAACGAGGGAAAAAACAGGCACGGTAAATATTATACGTGTGTACGCGCCATTTGTCAACGAAAATTTGCCGTTTCGTCCGTTTTTGGCACACAAGATTACACCGGGCGCGCAAAAGAACTTATCACATTTCCCCACCGCGCAAAAAAGCACGTCTGCCGAAAATTCTTCTTGACAAATTCATACTTATCGTGTAAGCAGATCATCGAAGTGCCGCAAAACGCACACAGTGTCGTTTGTGACATCAAATGGGGCGACAGCGTGTATTCCATCGACCTTGACCTGATTGAAGAAGGCGACGCCTATGAACTTCGCGGC
The genomic region above belongs to Oscillospiraceae bacterium and contains:
- a CDS encoding Arc family DNA-binding protein, whose protein sequence is MAGDDKKKQVLLRISDLLWQDLAAWAEDDFRSINGQIEYLLTECVKRRKKGHALFMPDRTE
- a CDS encoding aldo/keto reductase, giving the protein MRRTVSAGGLMLPVLGQGGWNIGDDPACAADETATLRRGLALGMNLFDTAEMYGGGCSETRIGGALRGIPRESYLLVSKVLPQNAARPALFESCDDSLRRLQTDYLDLYLLHWRGDIPLEETVDGLEALIKTGKIRRWGVSNFDTPDMEALWRVPGGSRCAVNQVLYHLGSRGIEYDLLPWLRAHGVAAMAYCPLAQAGRLRGVHGDLLTSQTLRDVAGRYGVGVMPLLLAFVLRQPHVTAIPKASRPVHVEENAKALTLAVSDEDWAALDRDFWPPTAKMHLDIE
- the plsY gene encoding glycerol-3-phosphate 1-O-acyltransferase PlsY; translated protein: MDWWKIVLTLAVSYLLGSLNISILVSRLFLRVDIRDYGSGNAGSTNAYRVMGKKWAAVVAMGDILKGVLAVLFGYWMMSEAAGGGLGRLLAGLAVILGHVFPVFFKFRGGKGVMTTAAILAVVDWRVCAVVLGVFFITTLITRWVSLGSILAALFVPVCMYGFHRGAGWETWVYVVLSAIIAFVIVFMHRENIGRLLEGSERRFTFKGRAMLDTIKTRTLDIRDKTSSKLRTTTRKLRDKARGRGKFRLHHRNSYHARRARRGNRAQSARRHKKAHARRLRRQRLNRMAGM
- the der gene encoding ribosome biogenesis GTPase Der; the encoded protein is MAKPVVAIVGRPNVGKSMLFNKLAGRRLSIVEDTPGVTRDRLYADCEWNGRSFSLVDTGGIEPHTDDAVLRFMRTQAEIAIHGADVIVLMADLRTGVTAADEAVAQMLLRARRPVLLAVNKADATGPADAGLFEFYQLGLGDPYPISALHGLGTGDLLDACVALFPAETPEETETECIRVAIIGKPNVGKSSLVNRILGEERVIVSDIPGTTRDAVDSEFENEYGRYLLIDTAGMRKRARVDGNIEYYSVLRTHMAVERADVCLVLIDAAEGVTEQDTKVAGLAHEAGRLSIIVVNKWDLVEKDEKTMDQKRREIKDRLAFMSYAPVVFISALTGRRVDKLFAQIQFVLEQGKMRIGTGQLNNVLADAQARVQPPSDKGRRLKVLYMTQAGILPPHFVVFVNDPRLFHFSYRRYLENQIRATFGLTGAPVRMTVRQRGGE
- a CDS encoding GNAT family N-acetyltransferase is translated as MLALREIVPGGDAAPAFTVREAVFVREQGVPLAHEWDDCDPISFHVVLCRDGAPIACGRVYAEGAAAVLGRIAVLPAERRKGHATQVCRALIDIAARLGAQRLTLHAQTYAAPLYEKLGFVRVGPEFFEEGIVHVRMDRRL
- a CDS encoding DUF512 domain-containing protein, which produces MAAVITGVDAGSPAARAGIEPGEILLSVSGRPVRDVLDYRFYTYDARLTLTLDRAGVRRTVSVRKAEGADLGLTFETYLMDTQHRCRNRCVFCFVDQLPRGLRPSLYFKDDDARLSFLLGQYITLTNLSEEELGRICAQRVSPLHISVHATDPDVRRFLLGNRHAGDCLPRLRRLAAHGVEMHTQVVVCPDLNDGAVLTRTLADLTALYPAVASVSVVPVGLTKHRAGLYPITPFDGPRAAAVLAVVDAAASACRVRHGAGVVYGADELYLLSGQPLPDEVAYDGYPQLENGVGMLRLFEMEFFQELEIIEAPGPIAPFTIATGRAAAPFLRRLMESMARRLPALPFAVVDVENHLFGPGVTVAGLLGGRDLISALMGRVAGRRVFIPQSVLRHDGDVCLDGVSPAEIARAIGAPVTSVPNDGAALVRNILSVGECS
- the rpmF gene encoding 50S ribosomal protein L32, with protein sequence MAVPKKKTSKQRKHLRRSAHWKLETPLLVACPKCGELKLSHRVCRACGTYNGRDVLHLEDKKKKKA
- a CDS encoding DUF177 domain-containing protein, with translation MKLALRDVIEQPGARAPFCCEFDLSDMEFPWGRPFRAPVCARGAVANTAGVLTLEAVLEATLSLTCDRCAVAYERETIIPVEMVLAERLAGDEDDEIYLLTGDELTLDEVLIPVLVLSMEMKHLCREDCRGLCPRCGHNLNEGPCDCAPPEGDARWAALRQWRP